ATGCAGAATCCTTATAAGACAAGGAGCTCTGCGCATTTGCGCTTAATCCGCACAATAACATCATACCCAGTACAACTATTATCTTTTTCATAACGGCAGCATGTTTTTTTATCCCGACAGTTTATTTATGGGTCATGTCCAACGTTTTTGGAACTATCGTGAATCAAATTTAAGTAAACTTTCTTTTTTCTGGAACAACCTTCTATACAGACACATCTAGAGGCTATTTTAAAAACCGCGTAGGAGGCACTTAGATTTGGGTTTTTGACAATATGTTGATTCACATAAAGTTAAGCGATTTGATTTTTCCGATTTTTGATTTTAACGATGCGTTAACACGCACACCATCAATCAATTAACAAAAACCCAAATCCAGACCCTTCTGAGCGACATTTTGCAAACATTTGTAAATCAATCTTTTTTGCAAAGTTGTGGCACAACCAATATCCCATAAATAAAAAGGGTGGCCAAACGGTCACCCTTTTTTATTCAGTAGCGCGATCCAGGATTGAACTGGAGACCTCATGATTATGAATCATGCGCTCTAACCAGCTGAGCTACCGCGCCCCTTGTATTTTACAAGATTTGTTGAGATATCAGGATTTGAACCCGAACCGGGAGAGCCAGAATCTCCTGTGCTGCCAATTACACCATATCTCAGTTTGATATGCGCTTTTGAAGAACGTTTCCTCAAAGGCGGGCACAAAAGTACATAATTTTATTTTGCTCGCAAAATAAAATTACGTACTCATATTTTGCGCCACAAAGCGGCGCAAAATTCTGTGGTTTACGCGGCTACCGCCGCGGAGATACACGCGCTCCGCGCGGGCCTGCGGCCTTATTATCATTACTTCAAGATTTTACATATAAAAATCTATAAGACGAGCGGTAAGACCGCGAGTCCTGGCACGGAGTGCGCTTAACCACAAGGCATTAGCTTGTGCGAGAGATTATCACTACAGCATACGCGGCGGTACCCTCTTCCCGGCCGATGTAGCCGGCACCTTCTGTGGTAGTAGCCTTTATTGATACTCTGTCGGGAGCTACATCAAGAACATTTGCAAGAGTTTTACGCATCTTAACCACGTAAGGGGCAATTTTAGGCTTCTGCAAAAGAAGTGTAACATCCGCATTTACAAGGTGATAGCCACGTTCTGTTATCATTTTGTATGTGCGCTCCAGCAAAATTTTGCTGTCAATACCCTTAAATTCATCCGAGGTATCGGGGAAATGCTGGCCAATATCCCCAAGCGCAAGGGCTCCTAAAAGAGCGTCGCAAAGGGCATGAATTATCACATCCCCGTCAGAATGTGCAATACAACCTTTTGTGTGTTCAATTTTTACGCCGCCAAGAACCAGCGGCAGCCCGGGAGCCAGCAGATGGACATCATATCCGTTGCCAATACGTATTTCCATAATTGTCAGAGTTATGTAGCAGGCTGTAAATTTACGCTTTTTATTCTATCTTTGCGTGAAACAGATAATCATTATGGGACTTAAATTTTTTCACATGCCGGCACATAGGGTTTTTGATTACAAACCCCTATACTATGATCCAAAGACAGAAGCAATGGATGAAGCAAGGAAAAGCGCGGAGAGCCAGGATAAAGGAAAATATGTTCCGGGCCAAATTATCCACGGTGGTTTCAGACAAATGAAATTTACCTCACGCAAAAGCGAGGGTTCAAGCAACGGATATACCCGTGCAAGAAGGTATGTTGTTTATCTTCTGTTAATTGCGATAATGGTGGCGCTTCTTTATTTTGGACAGGTTTTTGCTAAACTTATAGCATTGTACAAATAATCAAATGCTTAAGGTTCTACCAGACTACATATATAATCTTATTGCCGC
The window above is part of the Bacteroidales bacterium genome. Proteins encoded here:
- the ispF gene encoding 2-C-methyl-D-erythritol 2,4-cyclodiphosphate synthase, whose product is MEIRIGNGYDVHLLAPGLPLVLGGVKIEHTKGCIAHSDGDVIIHALCDALLGALALGDIGQHFPDTSDEFKGIDSKILLERTYKMITERGYHLVNADVTLLLQKPKIAPYVVKMRKTLANVLDVAPDRVSIKATTTEGAGYIGREEGTAAYAVVIISRTS